A single window of Zootoca vivipara chromosome 17, rZooViv1.1, whole genome shotgun sequence DNA harbors:
- the LOC118078001 gene encoding vomeronasal type-2 receptor 26-like, producing the protein MSMPVPILHRYYQSGELRIAGILSQSYIFYDPIKFQRHPYQELIEELILLAHNYQHILAMAFAVKEINDNSKILPNITLGFDIYNNYFQPRFTCQATLKVLSTLNKFIPNYKCDVQNNLVAVIGGPSSTIAGHIAAILGIYKILQVTYASSPEMNNKTEKDFFHWMFPNEAHQYMGMLQLLLHFRWKWVGIIYHNEDSSKISVQNMLPMLAQNGICFEFIKILPDIGFSNQLSEMMQEAFGVINVAMESTVNTVIFHGGFQVMMNLRILFHLLQFEDVPVKSKIWILTADVDFTSAPVQRNWDIHFIHGSVSLAVSPKEVAGFCEFLQMRNPALEKEDGFLRDFWQQVFACLLPSSSEAERDENACTGKEKLEALPGSVFEMSMSAHSYSIYNAIYAVAHALHAMLSSISNGRTAVKGDRWKELAQKTWQLPHFLRSATFNNSAGGKVAFDQNGELVSGFDIINWITFPNQSFLRAKVGTIDPQAPPDKLFSISEDLIIWPRTFNQTPRSLCNDNCPPGYHKAKKEGKPFCCYDCFPCPEGEFADQKDMDGCIQCPEGHYPNINRDFCLPKAITFLSYEDPLGKGLAIAALSLSFITVLVLGTFVKHHKTPIVKANNRSLSYVLLVSLLLSFLCAFLFIGQPNTVTCLLQQTAFGIIFSVTVSCMLAKTITVILAFKAAKPGSKMRKWMGKRVTASIVTSCSLIQATLCTVWLGTSPPFPEYDMHSVVSETIVQCNAGSDVMFYCVLGFMGLLATVSFTVAFLARNLPGSFQETKSITFSMLLFCSVWLSFFPTYLSIKGKYMVAVEIFSILASGAGLLGCIFSLKCYIIVLRPDLNKKEQIIKRMI; encoded by the exons ATGAGTATGCCTGTTCCTATTCTTCACAGATATTATCAGTCCGGAGAGCTGAGGATTGCTGGTATACTTTCTCAGAGCTACATCTTTTATGACCCAATCAAATTCCAAAGGCATCCATATCAGGAGCTGATTGAGGAGTTAAT ATTACTGGCGCATAATTACCAGCACATCTTGGCCATGGCATTTGCAGTGAAGGAGATCAACGACAACTCCAAAATCCTACCCAACATCACTCTTGGTTTTGACATATATAACAATTATTTCCAACCACGGTTCACATGCCAGGCAACATTgaaagttctttccacactcaataaaTTCATCCCTAATTACAAATGTGATGTTCAGAACAATCTGGTAGCAGTCATTGGGGGACCCAGTTCCACCATAGCTGGGCACATTGCAGCCATACTGGGCATCTACAAGATTCTGCAG GTCACCTATGCATCCTCTCCAGAGATGAATAACAAAACTGAAAAAGATTTCTTCCACTGGATGTTCCCAAATGAGGCTCATCAATATATGGGAATGCTTCAGTTACTGTTGCATTTCAGGTGGAAATGGGTTGGGATAATTTACCACAATGAGGACAGTTCAAAGATATCTGTACAGAATATGCTCCCCATGCTTGCTCAGAATGGCATTTGTTTCGAGTTCATCAAAATCTTGCCAGATATCGGTTTTTCTAATCAACTCTCTGAAATGATGCAGGAGGCATTTGGGGTTATAAATGTTGCCATGGAAAGTACAGTCAACACAGTGATCTTTCATGGCGGCTTTCAGGTAATGATGAATTTAAGAATTTTGTTCCATCTCTTGCAATTTGAAGATGTTCCAGTGAAGTCAAAGATCTGGATCTTGACGGCAGATGTGGATTTCACATCTGCTCCAGTTCAAAGAAATTGGGACATTCATTTCATCCATGGCTCCGTATCCCTTGCAGTCTCCCCCAAGGAGGTGGCAGGATTCTGTGAATTCCTGCAAATGAGGAACCCAGCACTAGAAAAAGAGGATGGTTTTCTGAGGGACTTCTGGCAACAGGTGTTTGCTTGCCTGCTCCCTAGCTCTAGTGAAGCAGAGAGGGATGAAAATGCCTGCACTGGCAAAGAGAAACTGGAGGCCCTTCCTGGGTctgtttttgaaatgagcatgtcTGCCCACAGCTACAGCATATACAATGCCATCTATGCTGTGGCACATGCACTACATGCCATGCTCTCATCCATTTCAAATGGCAGAACAGCAGTGAAGGGGGACAGATGGAAGGAGCTGGCTCAGAAGACATGGCAG cttCCCCACTTTCTAAGAAGTGCCACATTTAATAACAGTGCTGGGGGAAAAGTTGCATTTGACCAAAATGGGGAATTAGTATCTGGATTTGATATTATCAACTGGATCACATTCCCAAACCAATCCTTTCTTAGAGCAAAAGTTGGAACCATAGACCCTCAGGCACCCCCAGATAAACTGTTCTCCATTTCTGAGGATTTAATCATATGGCCCAGAACATTTAATCAG ACACCTCGTTCACTGTGTAATGACAACTGCCCTCCAGGTTATCACAAggcaaaaaaggaagggaaaccattttgctgctatgattgcttTCCCTGTCCAGAGGGAGAATTTGCAGACCAGAAGG ACATGGATGGATGCATTCAGTGTCCAGAAGGCCATTATCCAAATATCAACAGGGATTTCTGCCTCCCCAAAGCTATAACATTCTTGTCTTATGAAGATCCTTTGGGGAAAGGTTTGGCCATTGCTGCTCTCTCCCTTTCATTCATTACAGTTCTGGTGCTGGGAACCTTTGTGAAGCACCACAAAACACCCATCGTCAAAGCAAATAACCGGAGCCTTTCCTATGTTCTCCtcgtctccctcctgctctctttcctttgtGCTTTTTTATTCATTGGTCAACCCAATACGGTGACATGCCTCCTtcaacaaactgcttttggcatcatcttctcagtcaCTGTTTCTTGCAtgttggccaaaaccatcactgtgaTTCTAGCTTTTAAGGCCGCCAAGCCAGGATCCAAAATGAGGAAATGGATGGGGAAAAGGGTGACTGCCTCCATTGTTACTTCATGCTCCCTTATTCAAGCCACTCTTTGTACTGTCTGGCTGggaacctctcccccattcccagaatATGATATGCATTCAGTTGTTAGTGAAACCATTGTACAATGTAATGCAGGATCTGATGTAATGTTTTATTGCGTGTTGGGCTTCATGGGCTTATTAGCTACCGTCAGTTTTActgtggctttcctagccaggaattTACCAGGCAGTTTCCAGGAAACTAAGTCAATTACCTTCAGCATGTTATTGTTTTGCAGTGTGTGGTTATCCTTCTTCCCAACCTACCTGAGCAtcaaaggaaaatacatggtggctgttgagatcttctccatcttggcttctgGTGCAGGATTACTGGGCTGCATCTTTTCCctcaaatgctacattattgtgttGAGGCCTGATCTAAACAAAAAGGAACAAATAATAAAGAGAATGATTTGA